From a single Flavobacteriales bacterium genomic region:
- a CDS encoding N-formylglutamate amidohydrolase produces MTSVLLTCEHGGNEIPVAYRSHFTKAKATLSTHRGLDIGALDLFHKMEAIAETSYHSTTSRLLVELNRSLYHPNLFSKWTKGLNQEEKNQIIADHYLPYRYAVESYIRDSLKKKDQLMHISVHSFTPELDGIVRNADIGLLYDPQRASEKRFATAWAKAIRDHAPDLRVRMNYPYRGTADGFTTYLRRKFKKNYSGIELEVNQKWAAGSAMDKRITEVLIESVRTVLE; encoded by the coding sequence ATGACCAGCGTTCTGCTCACGTGTGAACATGGCGGCAACGAGATCCCAGTAGCGTATCGTAGCCATTTCACCAAAGCGAAAGCAACCTTGTCAACGCATCGTGGGTTGGATATCGGAGCACTTGATCTGTTCCATAAAATGGAAGCGATCGCTGAAACGAGCTACCATTCCACCACGTCGCGGTTACTAGTGGAACTGAACAGGTCGTTGTATCACCCGAACCTATTCTCCAAATGGACCAAGGGATTGAACCAAGAGGAGAAGAACCAGATCATTGCTGACCACTATCTCCCCTACCGTTATGCTGTTGAGAGTTACATCCGTGATTCATTGAAAAAGAAAGATCAACTGATGCACATATCCGTGCATTCATTCACGCCGGAATTGGATGGCATTGTGCGCAATGCTGACATTGGATTGTTGTATGACCCACAACGAGCTTCCGAAAAACGTTTTGCAACGGCTTGGGCGAAAGCCATCCGTGATCATGCACCTGATCTCCGGGTGCGGATGAACTATCCTTATCGCGGAACTGCCGATGGATTCACGACCTATTTGCGTCGTAAGTTCAAAAAGAACTATAGTGGAATTGAATTGGAAGTGAACCAGAAATGGGCTGCCGGTTCCGCTATGGACAAGCGCATTACGGAGGTGTTGATCGAGTCGGTTCGTACGGTTCTGGAGTAA
- a CDS encoding glutamate--cysteine ligase: MNKKEKKFKLFEVTGIELEYMVVDRTTLKVLPIVDKLFEDVTGKITGDVERGDVEWSNELVSHVVELKTAKPTKKIPPFRRKFAKEVKAINNILAKRNAMLLPTAAHPFMDPFTETVIWPHEYNEVYALYNRIFDCRGHGWSNLQSTHLNLPFANDDEFSKLHAAIRLLLPIIPALSASSPILDGKVTGFLDSRMEAYLHHQERLPELMGSLIPEAVFSQEDYYRAIFSPIAQAMAPFDTEKVMDHHFANSRGAIARFDRGAIEIRVIDIQECPSGDLAIAELIVAVLKAMCNGRWVSSYLQRAWNENDLLALFLQVIKDAGNATLSNRDYLIMFGLMGQEHLTAQKIWQHLFVEVYDGLSDGCRQHIAHILEHGSLAQRILAHTGKNPSHEKLVEVYTRLAECLDSDTAFI; this comes from the coding sequence ATGAACAAGAAAGAGAAGAAATTCAAGTTGTTCGAGGTAACCGGCATCGAGCTGGAATACATGGTCGTGGACCGCACCACCTTGAAAGTGCTACCTATCGTCGACAAGCTTTTTGAGGATGTCACGGGCAAGATCACCGGCGATGTTGAAAGAGGCGACGTGGAATGGAGCAACGAGCTCGTAAGCCATGTTGTGGAGTTGAAGACGGCTAAACCAACGAAGAAGATCCCGCCATTCCGTAGGAAATTCGCGAAGGAAGTAAAAGCGATCAATAATATCCTAGCGAAACGCAATGCCATGTTGTTGCCGACCGCTGCGCATCCGTTCATGGATCCTTTCACGGAAACCGTCATTTGGCCGCACGAATACAATGAAGTGTACGCTCTGTACAATCGCATATTCGATTGTCGCGGTCACGGCTGGAGCAATCTGCAAAGCACACACCTGAACCTACCCTTCGCGAATGATGATGAGTTCTCGAAACTGCACGCTGCCATTCGCCTGCTGTTGCCCATCATTCCTGCATTGAGTGCCAGTTCCCCGATCCTGGATGGAAAGGTCACCGGGTTCTTGGACAGCCGGATGGAAGCCTACCTGCACCATCAGGAGCGCTTACCAGAGTTGATGGGGTCACTTATTCCGGAAGCCGTTTTCTCACAAGAGGATTACTATCGCGCCATTTTCAGTCCGATCGCTCAGGCCATGGCGCCTTTCGATACGGAGAAAGTAATGGATCACCATTTCGCGAACTCGCGTGGTGCTATAGCGCGTTTTGATCGTGGCGCCATAGAGATCCGCGTGATCGACATCCAGGAGTGCCCGAGCGGTGATCTGGCAATTGCCGAATTGATCGTTGCGGTGCTCAAAGCCATGTGCAACGGCCGATGGGTAAGTAGCTATCTACAACGCGCTTGGAATGAGAACGATCTGTTGGCGTTGTTCCTACAAGTGATCAAGGATGCGGGGAATGCAACCCTTTCGAATCGGGACTATTTGATCATGTTCGGCCTGATGGGTCAAGAGCATTTGACCGCCCAGAAGATCTGGCAGCATTTGTTCGTAGAGGTTTACGATGGGCTAAGTGATGGGTGTCGACAGCATATCGCTCACATCCTTGAACATGGTTCATTGGCCCAACGGATCCTTGCGCACACCGGGAAGAATCCTTCACACGAAAAATTGGTTGAGGTATATACGCGGCTTGCCGAATGCTTGGATAGCGACACCGCATTCATATGA